The Polyodon spathula isolate WHYD16114869_AA chromosome 3, ASM1765450v1, whole genome shotgun sequence genome has a segment encoding these proteins:
- the LOC121308743 gene encoding protachykinin-like, which yields MKLLLAFMVVFLVLAELFGEEAGTGEDLNYWTDSKQIQDEWLAPDSFKEILRRITRKPKPHQFFGLMGKRSSANRQITGKRQKMNSFIGLMGKRSEEPDYFEWSPIQNYEERR from the exons ATGAAACTGCTGCTAGCCTTTATGGTGGTGTTTCTTGTTTTAGCAGAACTCTTCGGCGAAGAAGCGGGTACCGGCGAAGATCTAAATTATTGGACAGACAGCAAACAAATACAG GATGAATGGCTGGCACCGGATTCATTTAAAGAAATCTTAAGACGAATCACAAGAAAACCAAAACCCCATCAGTTCTTCGGTTTGATGGGGAAACGATCTTCTG CGAACAGACAGATTACCGGCAAAA GGCAAAAAATGAACTCCTTCATTGGACTGATGGGCAAAAGATCTGAAGAGCCTG attATTTTGAATGGAGCCCAATACAAAATTATGAAGAaagacgttaa